The following proteins are co-located in the Sphingomonas panacis genome:
- a CDS encoding cisplatin damage response ATP-dependent DNA ligase produces the protein MQAFAQLLDSLIYTRSRNAKLKLIVDYLHATPDPDRGWAMAVLTGDLDLPGIKPALIRALIEERVDPVLFAMSRDYVGDTAETVSLLWPDPVVPPRESGPLSLSEVVDRLGNLSRADAPGALAAMLDRLTANERFALLKMAMGALRIGVSARLAKTALAQAFALEIEAVEELWHGIDPPYAALFAWAKGEGALPTAADTPVFRPFMLAHPLEDGRVDLAEYAAEWKWDGIRVQLVHVAGETRLYSRAGDDITRSFPEVARAFTVPGVLDGELMVKGDAQGHGTEEGGAASFNALQQRLGRKVVSAKMLAEAPAFVRLYDILFDGAEDLRDRAWTERRARLEDFAGTLPAERFDVSALIVAPDFTTLEGIRAGARDAAIEGVMLKRRDSAYVAGRRVGLWYKWKRDPLTADCVMMYAQRGNGRRSSFYSDYTFGCWTDDGELLPVGKAYSGITDEEMKMLDRFVRAHTTARFGPVREVEKTLVLEIAFDSIHESKRHKSGVAMRFPRIARIRTDKPASEADTVAGLRRLVT, from the coding sequence ATGCAAGCCTTCGCGCAGCTCCTCGATTCGCTCATCTACACGCGCTCGCGCAACGCGAAGCTCAAGCTGATCGTCGATTATCTCCACGCCACGCCCGATCCCGATCGCGGCTGGGCGATGGCGGTGCTGACCGGCGATCTCGACCTGCCCGGCATCAAGCCCGCGCTGATCCGTGCGCTGATCGAGGAGCGGGTCGATCCGGTGCTGTTCGCGATGAGCCGCGATTATGTCGGCGACACCGCCGAGACGGTGAGCCTGCTCTGGCCCGATCCGGTCGTGCCGCCGCGCGAGAGCGGGCCGCTGTCGCTGTCCGAGGTGGTCGATCGGCTCGGCAACCTGTCGCGCGCCGACGCGCCCGGCGCGCTGGCGGCGATGCTCGACCGGCTCACCGCCAACGAGCGCTTCGCGCTGCTCAAGATGGCGATGGGCGCTTTACGCATCGGCGTCTCGGCGCGGCTCGCCAAGACCGCGCTGGCGCAGGCGTTCGCGCTGGAGATCGAGGCGGTCGAGGAGCTGTGGCACGGCATCGACCCGCCGTATGCGGCGCTGTTCGCCTGGGCGAAGGGGGAGGGGGCGTTGCCGACGGCGGCGGATACGCCGGTGTTCCGCCCGTTCATGCTCGCGCATCCGCTCGAAGACGGCCGAGTCGATCTCGCCGAATACGCCGCCGAATGGAAATGGGACGGTATCCGCGTCCAGCTCGTCCATGTCGCTGGGGAGACGCGGCTCTACAGCCGCGCGGGCGACGACATTACGCGCAGCTTCCCCGAGGTGGCGCGCGCTTTCACCGTCCCCGGCGTGCTGGACGGCGAGTTGATGGTGAAGGGCGATGCGCAGGGGCACGGCACCGAAGAGGGCGGCGCGGCGAGCTTCAACGCGCTCCAGCAGCGGCTTGGCCGTAAAGTGGTGTCGGCGAAGATGCTCGCCGAGGCACCGGCGTTCGTGCGGCTTTACGATATCCTGTTCGACGGCGCCGAGGATCTGCGCGACCGGGCGTGGACCGAACGGCGCGCCCGGCTCGAAGATTTCGCGGGGACGCTGCCGGCCGAACGCTTCGACGTCAGCGCGCTGATCGTCGCACCCGATTTCACGACGTTGGAGGGCATTCGCGCCGGCGCGCGCGATGCCGCGATCGAGGGCGTGATGCTCAAGCGTCGCGACTCGGCGTATGTCGCGGGTCGGCGAGTCGGGCTGTGGTACAAATGGAAGCGCGATCCGCTCACCGCCGATTGCGTGATGATGTACGCGCAGCGCGGCAATGGCCGGCGCTCGTCCTTCTATTCGGATTACACGTTCGGCTGCTGGACGGATGACGGAGAGCTGCTCCCGGTCGGCAAGGCCTATTCGGGCATCACCGACGAGGAGATGAAGATGCTCGACCGCTTCGTGCGCGCGCACACCACCGCGCGCTTCGGGCCGGTGCGCGAGGTCGAGAAGACGCTGGTGCTGGAGATCGCGTTCGATTCGATCCACGAGTCGAAGCGGCACAAGTCGGGCGTGGCGATGCGCTTCCCGCGCATCGCCCGAATCCGCACCGACAAGCCGGCGAGCGAGGCGGATACGGTGGCGGGGCTGCGGCGGCTGGTGACGTGA
- a CDS encoding metallophosphoesterase, protein MRRRLYALALVFVIGVAVALYAFAEARRDPVVRRATIALPRWPAGQPPIRVVLISDVHIGSLAMGPARLTRIVTQIDALHPDLVLIAGDFIFGQRKDGAALHGPAMVAPLKGLHARLGVIAVPGNHDHATGMPAVARDLASAGVVLLQDKAVQVGPLALGGVDDAASGHAHPIYTMAQIRILTGAPVLVTHSPEIAKDMSPDMPLLLAGHTHCGQVVLPLIGPIVEVSPARYRCGVVRDRAHTVIVTAGLGATGVPFRLGAPPDLWLLTLGPKPGA, encoded by the coding sequence ATGCGCCGCCGTCTCTACGCTCTTGCCCTGGTGTTCGTGATCGGCGTCGCGGTCGCGCTCTACGCCTTTGCAGAGGCGCGGCGGGACCCGGTGGTGCGCCGTGCGACGATCGCGCTGCCGCGCTGGCCGGCGGGGCAGCCGCCAATCCGCGTGGTGCTGATCAGCGACGTGCATATCGGATCGCTGGCGATGGGGCCTGCGCGGCTCACGCGAATCGTTACGCAGATCGACGCGCTTCACCCCGATCTCGTGCTGATCGCGGGCGATTTCATCTTCGGCCAGCGCAAGGACGGCGCGGCGCTGCATGGGCCGGCGATGGTCGCGCCGTTGAAGGGGCTTCACGCCCGCCTCGGCGTGATCGCCGTGCCCGGCAACCACGATCACGCCACCGGCATGCCGGCGGTGGCGCGCGATCTCGCGTCGGCGGGGGTCGTGCTGCTCCAGGACAAAGCGGTCCAGGTCGGCCCGCTCGCCCTCGGCGGGGTCGACGACGCCGCGAGCGGCCACGCCCATCCGATCTACACGATGGCGCAGATACGAATCCTGACGGGCGCACCCGTGCTGGTGACCCATTCGCCCGAGATCGCGAAGGATATGTCGCCCGATATGCCGCTGCTGCTCGCCGGGCACACGCATTGTGGTCAGGTGGTGTTGCCGCTGATCGGGCCGATCGTCGAAGTCTCGCCGGCGCGCTATCGGTGCGGCGTGGTCCGCGACCGCGCGCACACCGTGATCGTCACCGCAGGACTCGGCGCGACCGGGGTGCCGTTCCGGCTCGGCGCGCCACCCGATCTGTGGTTGCTGACGTTGGGACCGAAGCCCGGCGCCTGA
- a CDS encoding Dps family protein: MTDDALKTPTDIKTNAAKTVAEALNAILADSFALYIKTKNFHWHVSGPHFRDYHLMLDDQATQILGTTDAIAERVRKTGNTTLRSIGDIARHQSIEDNDEAFVPAAQMLIELREDNLKLVEKLREAKDIVDDAKDNATSGILDEWTDLAEERAWFLFEASRGA; this comes from the coding sequence GTGACCGACGACGCGCTGAAAACCCCGACCGACATCAAGACCAACGCCGCCAAAACCGTCGCCGAGGCGCTGAACGCGATCCTCGCCGATTCGTTCGCGCTCTACATCAAGACCAAGAACTTCCACTGGCATGTCTCGGGCCCGCATTTCCGCGACTATCACCTGATGCTCGACGATCAGGCGACTCAGATCCTCGGCACGACCGACGCGATCGCCGAGCGCGTGCGCAAGACCGGCAACACCACGCTGCGCTCGATCGGCGACATCGCGCGCCACCAGTCGATCGAAGACAATGACGAGGCGTTCGTCCCCGCCGCGCAGATGCTGATCGAATTGCGCGAGGACAATCTCAAGCTCGTCGAGAAGCTGCGCGAGGCCAAGGACATCGTCGACGACGCCAAGGACAATGCGACCAGCGGCATCCTCGACGAATGGACCGATCTCGCCGAGGAGCGCGCCTGGTTCCTGTTCGAAGCCAGCCGGGGCGCCTGA
- a CDS encoding TMEM165/GDT1 family protein: MAAFVAAILIEAGDRTPWLAAILGDRFEKRGVVIAATLLALALGNGVAGVGGGIVAAHLTPNARALLVSVALLSAGFGAFGRLKAPDRLAKWRIGAFATSFLGVAILAFGDRTQFATMAFAARSDAPVLAAIGATLGAGIVNAAGVLAGEPMRRQLPIRAIRIGTGLLLCAIGVISGLSALRLI, from the coding sequence ATGGCGGCATTCGTCGCCGCGATTCTGATCGAAGCGGGCGATCGCACGCCGTGGCTGGCGGCGATCCTCGGCGACCGATTCGAAAAACGTGGGGTCGTGATCGCCGCGACATTGCTCGCGCTCGCGCTCGGCAACGGCGTCGCCGGTGTCGGCGGGGGAATCGTGGCCGCGCACCTGACCCCCAATGCGCGCGCGTTGCTGGTGTCGGTCGCGTTGCTCTCCGCCGGGTTCGGAGCGTTCGGGCGGCTGAAAGCACCCGACCGGCTCGCGAAATGGCGGATCGGCGCGTTCGCGACGAGCTTTCTCGGGGTCGCGATCCTCGCGTTCGGTGATCGTACCCAGTTCGCGACGATGGCGTTCGCGGCGCGCAGCGATGCGCCGGTGCTCGCCGCGATCGGCGCGACCTTGGGCGCGGGCATCGTCAACGCGGCCGGGGTGCTGGCCGGCGAACCGATGCGCCGGCAGCTCCCGATTCGCGCGATTCGCATCGGCACCGGGCTGTTGCTGTGCGCGATCGGGGTCATATCCGGGCTGTCGGCGCTGCGATTGATCTAG
- the rpmG gene encoding 50S ribosomal protein L33, protein MAKPTTVKIKLISSADTGFFYVTKKNPRTKTEKLSFKKYDPVVRKHVEFKEAKIK, encoded by the coding sequence ATGGCCAAGCCAACCACCGTCAAGATCAAGCTCATCAGCTCGGCTGACACTGGCTTCTTCTACGTGACCAAGAAGAACCCGCGCACCAAGACCGAGAAGCTGAGCTTCAAGAAGTACGACCCGGTCGTGCGCAAGCATGTCGAGTTCAAGGAAGCCAAGATCAAGTGA
- a CDS encoding response regulator — protein sequence MAKRVLVVEDNELNLKLFCDLLRAHAFVTEGLRDGREAVARARDFAPDLIVTDIQLPHVTGFELITQLKGDPALRDIPIMAVTAYAGREDEERIRGAGADAYVSKPISLMRFVEAVNGLMAP from the coding sequence GTGGCAAAAAGGGTGCTCGTTGTCGAGGACAACGAACTCAACCTCAAACTTTTCTGCGATCTGCTGCGCGCCCATGCCTTCGTGACCGAGGGGCTGCGCGACGGGCGCGAGGCAGTCGCGCGCGCGCGCGATTTCGCGCCCGATCTGATCGTCACCGATATCCAGCTCCCGCACGTCACCGGCTTCGAACTCATCACGCAGTTGAAGGGCGATCCCGCGCTGCGCGACATCCCGATCATGGCGGTGACGGCCTATGCCGGGCGCGAGGACGAGGAGCGGATTCGCGGTGCGGGTGCCGACGCCTATGTCTCGAAGCCGATTTCGCTGATGCGATTCGTCGAGGCGGTCAACGGGTTGATGGCGCCGTGA
- a CDS encoding DUF3572 domain-containing protein has protein sequence MRAPDTNADATELALRALVWTLAEPDRAQRLLDTTGLMPDDLRARAGEPAVLGAVLAFLEGYEPDLIACAEGLDVRPEAIVAAHRALDGGAFYA, from the coding sequence ATGCGCGCCCCCGATACAAATGCTGACGCGACCGAGCTGGCGCTGCGCGCGCTGGTGTGGACTCTCGCCGAACCCGATCGCGCGCAGCGGCTGCTCGACACCACCGGGCTGATGCCGGACGATCTGCGCGCCCGCGCCGGCGAACCCGCCGTGCTGGGCGCGGTACTCGCCTTTCTCGAAGGCTATGAGCCCGATTTGATCGCATGCGCCGAGGGGCTGGATGTTCGGCCAGAAGCGATCGTCGCCGCGCACAGGGCGCTCGACGGCGGCGCGTTCTACGCATGA
- a CDS encoding RidA family protein: MTDRIDRKLAELGLTLPVAAAPVASYVAAVEASGLLHISGQLPFDDGALMTGRLGEDRDVAYGTHAAQRCALMLVAQMKAALGGLHRVERIVKLGVFINSAADFTDQPKVANGASDLMVELFGDAGKHARSAVGVPVLPLGAVVEIDAIVKITD; encoded by the coding sequence ATGACCGACCGTATCGACCGCAAGCTCGCCGAACTCGGCCTTACCCTGCCCGTCGCCGCCGCGCCGGTCGCCTCCTATGTGGCGGCGGTCGAAGCGTCTGGCCTGCTCCACATCTCCGGCCAATTGCCGTTCGACGATGGCGCGCTGATGACCGGCCGGCTCGGCGAGGATCGCGACGTCGCCTATGGCACCCACGCCGCGCAGCGCTGCGCACTGATGCTGGTCGCGCAGATGAAGGCGGCGCTTGGCGGGCTGCACCGCGTCGAACGGATCGTGAAGCTCGGCGTGTTCATCAATTCGGCGGCCGATTTCACCGATCAGCCCAAGGTCGCCAATGGCGCGTCGGACCTGATGGTCGAGCTGTTCGGCGACGCCGGCAAGCACGCCCGCAGCGCGGTCGGCGTGCCGGTCCTGCCGCTCGGCGCCGTGGTCGAGATCGACGCGATCGTCAAAATCACCGACTGA
- a CDS encoding TlpA family protein disulfide reductase, whose product MSLRSTIVPLPALVLLTLMTGCGDRQDSTKEQAVPRATPAASASATPAPAATPTADAPKEGEKVPVDTIGTIDRSHKGEAPPAVSFDDAQDKPTTIAAFKGKPVLVNLWATWCGPCVAEMPTLEKVAATFHVAAISQDKDRGTVSAYFAKKGFTRLQPYLDSKVGLSIAFNASLPTSILYDSAGHEVWRIVGGMDWTTPTAQALLAEAK is encoded by the coding sequence ATGTCCTTACGCTCGACGATCGTGCCGCTCCCTGCCTTGGTGCTGCTCACCCTGATGACTGGCTGCGGCGATAGGCAAGACTCCACCAAGGAGCAAGCGGTGCCGCGCGCCACGCCGGCCGCATCGGCCAGCGCTACGCCAGCGCCAGCCGCCACGCCGACCGCCGATGCCCCCAAGGAGGGCGAGAAGGTGCCGGTCGATACGATCGGTACGATCGACCGCAGCCACAAGGGCGAAGCCCCCCCCGCCGTCAGCTTCGACGATGCCCAGGACAAGCCGACCACGATCGCCGCGTTCAAGGGCAAGCCGGTGCTGGTCAATTTGTGGGCGACCTGGTGCGGGCCGTGCGTCGCCGAGATGCCAACGCTCGAAAAGGTTGCCGCGACCTTCCATGTCGCCGCGATCAGCCAGGACAAGGATCGCGGCACCGTCTCGGCGTATTTCGCGAAGAAGGGCTTCACGCGGCTTCAGCCGTATCTCGATTCGAAAGTGGGCCTGAGCATCGCGTTCAACGCCAGCCTGCCGACCAGCATCCTCTACGATTCGGCCGGGCATGAAGTGTGGCGGATCGTCGGCGGGATGGACTGGACCACGCCGACCGCTCAGGCGCTGCTCGCCGAGGCGAAGTAA
- the argH gene encoding argininosuccinate lyase, with translation MWGGRFAEGPAAVMREINASIPFDKRLWRQDLAGSKAHVAMLGATGIVGPQDAATISAGLDTVAAHYEANGVAEDMVLEDIHMQSEARLAEAIGPVAGRLHTARSRNDQVATDFRLWVRDAIDQVDVALKGFQLALLARAEEHADSVMPGFTHLQSAQPVTLGHHLMAYFEMTARDRSRFADARARGNRSPLGSAALAGTGFPIDREMTAAALGFDGPTRNSLDAVSDRDFAIEYLTAAAQVALHLSRLAEEFILWASQPFGFVSLSDQWSTGSSIMPQKRNPDAAELVRGHSGRIIGCLTALMVTMKGLPLAYSKDMQDDKPPVFEAHDLLGLSIAAMTGMVESATFRTPRMRAAAEAGFSTATDLADWLVREGGIPFREAHHITGRAVKLAEERGIALDQLPLEDLTAIDARIDDRVYGVLSVDASVASRTSFGGTAPARVRAAIAAAREELA, from the coding sequence ATGTGGGGCGGCCGTTTCGCGGAAGGCCCGGCGGCGGTCATGCGCGAGATAAATGCCTCGATCCCGTTCGACAAGCGCTTGTGGCGGCAGGATCTCGCCGGCTCGAAGGCGCATGTCGCGATGCTGGGCGCGACCGGCATCGTCGGGCCGCAAGATGCCGCCACGATCTCCGCCGGCCTCGATACCGTCGCCGCACACTATGAAGCCAACGGCGTCGCCGAGGACATGGTGCTCGAAGACATCCACATGCAGAGCGAGGCGCGGCTCGCCGAGGCGATCGGACCTGTGGCGGGCCGGCTCCACACCGCCCGCTCGCGCAACGATCAGGTCGCGACCGATTTCCGTTTGTGGGTGCGCGACGCGATCGATCAGGTCGATGTCGCGCTGAAAGGCTTCCAGCTCGCGCTGCTGGCGCGCGCCGAGGAACATGCCGACAGCGTGATGCCCGGCTTCACCCATCTGCAAAGCGCGCAGCCGGTCACGCTCGGCCACCATTTGATGGCCTATTTCGAGATGACCGCGCGCGACCGCAGCCGCTTCGCCGATGCGCGCGCGCGCGGCAACCGCAGCCCGCTCGGCTCGGCGGCGCTGGCGGGGACCGGCTTCCCGATCGACCGCGAGATGACCGCCGCCGCTTTGGGCTTCGACGGGCCGACGCGCAATTCGCTCGATGCGGTGTCCGACCGCGACTTCGCGATCGAGTATCTCACCGCCGCCGCGCAAGTCGCGCTGCATCTGTCGCGGCTGGCCGAGGAGTTCATCCTCTGGGCGTCGCAGCCGTTCGGCTTCGTCTCGCTGTCAGATCAATGGTCGACCGGCTCGTCGATCATGCCGCAAAAGCGCAACCCCGATGCCGCCGAGCTGGTGCGCGGACACAGCGGGCGGATCATCGGCTGCCTCACCGCCCTCATGGTGACGATGAAGGGCCTGCCGCTCGCCTATTCGAAGGACATGCAGGACGACAAGCCGCCGGTGTTCGAAGCGCATGATCTGCTCGGCCTGTCGATCGCGGCGATGACCGGCATGGTCGAAAGCGCGACCTTCCGCACGCCCCGCATGCGCGCCGCCGCCGAGGCCGGCTTCTCGACCGCGACCGATCTCGCCGACTGGCTGGTGCGCGAGGGCGGGATTCCGTTCCGCGAGGCGCACCACATCACCGGCCGCGCAGTGAAACTGGCCGAGGAACGCGGCATCGCGCTCGATCAACTGCCGCTCGAAGACCTCACTGCGATCGACGCGCGGATCGACGATCGCGTCTATGGCGTGCTGTCGGTCGATGCGTCGGTGGCGAGCCGGACGAGCTTCGGCGGCACCGCGCCGGCGCGGGTGCGTGCCGCCATCGCGGCGGCGCGGGAGGAACTGGCATGA
- the lysA gene encoding diaminopimelate decarboxylase has protein sequence MDHFALVDGVMHCEGVSLERIAADVGSPVYVYSAATFTRHAEVFRDGLAGVKRKHIAYAIKANPNLAVLRLLANAGYGADVVSGGELARAIAAGIPASDIVFSGVGKTVAELTKALDAGLGQFNLELEEEGVVLAALAAAGGRRADAVLRVNPDVDAGTHAKISTGKAENKFGVPISEARAIFDRLAGLPGLNLRGVAIHIGSQLADLAPLEAAYRRIGQLVQELRAAGHTISHVDLGGGLGVPYKAGDVFPTPAAYGAMVARVTDGWDATLMFEPGRVIAGNAGVLLTRVIWVKPGVTNPYVIVDAAMNDLARPAMYDAWHDFAAVRPTGARMTANIAGPVCESGDTFAMGRDIDSVKSGDLAIFRTAGAYGATMASTYNSRALVPEVLVSGDRYAVVADRIQPETILAAERLPEWLTA, from the coding sequence ATGGATCATTTCGCGCTGGTCGACGGCGTCATGCACTGCGAGGGCGTGTCGCTCGAGCGGATCGCCGCAGACGTCGGCTCCCCCGTCTACGTCTATTCGGCGGCGACCTTCACGCGCCATGCCGAGGTGTTCCGCGACGGTCTCGCCGGCGTGAAGCGCAAGCACATCGCCTATGCGATCAAGGCCAACCCCAATCTCGCGGTGCTGCGGCTGCTCGCCAATGCCGGCTATGGCGCTGATGTCGTCTCGGGCGGCGAGCTTGCACGCGCGATCGCGGCGGGGATACCGGCTTCGGACATCGTGTTCTCGGGCGTCGGCAAGACGGTCGCTGAGCTGACCAAGGCGCTCGACGCCGGACTCGGCCAGTTCAATCTCGAGCTTGAGGAAGAAGGCGTCGTGCTGGCGGCACTCGCAGCGGCGGGCGGCAGGCGCGCCGACGCCGTGCTGCGCGTGAACCCCGATGTCGATGCCGGCACGCACGCCAAGATCTCGACCGGCAAGGCCGAGAACAAGTTCGGCGTACCGATCAGCGAGGCGCGCGCGATCTTCGACCGGCTCGCGGGCCTGCCGGGGCTGAACCTGCGCGGCGTCGCCATCCATATCGGCAGCCAGCTCGCCGATCTCGCGCCGCTGGAGGCCGCATATCGGCGCATCGGCCAGCTCGTCCAGGAACTCCGCGCCGCCGGCCACACGATCAGCCATGTCGATCTCGGCGGCGGCCTCGGCGTGCCGTACAAGGCGGGCGACGTCTTCCCCACCCCCGCCGCCTATGGCGCGATGGTCGCGCGCGTCACCGATGGCTGGGACGCGACGCTGATGTTCGAGCCTGGCCGCGTGATCGCGGGCAATGCCGGCGTGCTGCTGACCCGCGTGATCTGGGTCAAGCCGGGCGTCACCAACCCCTATGTCATCGTCGATGCCGCGATGAACGATCTCGCGCGGCCCGCGATGTACGATGCTTGGCACGATTTCGCCGCCGTCCGCCCGACCGGTGCGCGGATGACCGCCAACATCGCCGGCCCGGTCTGCGAGAGCGGCGACACATTCGCGATGGGCCGCGACATCGACTCGGTCAAATCGGGCGATCTCGCGATCTTCCGCACGGCCGGCGCCTATGGCGCGACGATGGCGAGCACCTACAACAGCCGCGCGCTCGTACCCGAAGTGCTGGTGAGCGGGGACCGCTACGCCGTCGTCGCCGATCGCATCCAGCCCGAAACGATCCTCGCCGCCGAGCGGCTGCCGGAGTGGCTGACCGCGTGA
- a CDS encoding precorrin-2 dehydrogenase/sirohydrochlorin ferrochelatase family protein, whose translation MADRVTLASLPIFVAARGRTVILVGDGDAAAAKRRLLERAGARVVGEDGTAALAIVAVDDEADAQAVVARLKARGVLVNAVDRPALCDFTLPAIVDRSPVIVAIGTGGVSAGLAAALRQRLEALLPPTLGRLAEALFAARGAIRARFADPGARRMALGAAFAEGGALDVLAAGPEAVERWLESAGDAPGGVVHILLRSDDPDDLTLREARWLAQAERICAGDDVPAAILSRARADAVRTASLPAQPQPGLTVAIHEPTQPT comes from the coding sequence GTGGCTGACCGCGTGACGCTCGCCAGCCTGCCGATCTTCGTCGCGGCGCGGGGCCGGACGGTGATTCTGGTCGGCGATGGCGATGCGGCGGCGGCGAAGCGGCGGCTGCTCGAACGCGCGGGCGCACGGGTGGTCGGCGAGGACGGCACGGCCGCGCTCGCGATCGTCGCGGTCGACGATGAGGCCGACGCGCAGGCGGTGGTCGCGCGGCTGAAAGCGCGCGGCGTGCTCGTCAACGCGGTCGATCGGCCTGCCCTGTGCGATTTCACCCTGCCCGCGATCGTCGATCGTTCGCCGGTGATCGTTGCGATCGGCACCGGCGGCGTCTCGGCCGGACTGGCTGCGGCGCTGCGCCAGCGACTCGAAGCGCTGCTCCCGCCGACGCTCGGGCGACTCGCCGAGGCGCTGTTCGCGGCACGCGGCGCGATCCGCGCGCGCTTCGCCGATCCGGGTGCGCGACGGATGGCGCTGGGCGCAGCGTTCGCCGAAGGCGGCGCGCTCGACGTGCTGGCCGCAGGACCGGAGGCGGTCGAACGCTGGCTCGAGTCCGCCGGAGACGCGCCCGGCGGAGTCGTCCATATTCTGTTACGCTCGGACGATCCCGACGACCTCACGCTGCGCGAGGCGCGCTGGCTGGCACAAGCCGAGCGAATTTGCGCGGGCGACGATGTGCCCGCCGCGATCCTGTCGCGCGCGCGCGCGGATGCGGTGCGAACCGCGTCGCTTCCCGCCCAGCCCCAACCCGGACTGACGGTGGCAATCCATGAGCCAACCCAACCAACATAA
- a CDS encoding response regulator — protein sequence MHHDPVFAPFSSGPAGSILVVDDNPTALAVIGRRLARLGYLPVLCDKATDALDQAATRRFDLVLADMVMPGMSGMQLLRALRASPDTRDVPVILLTSRSDPAAAVDALAAGADDHVAKPFDFDVLAARITRVIGHARRLADLKAFNAALDARIAERAIELGEAQTELAATRADRQRLVASLLALNDRVELAGC from the coding sequence ATGCATCACGACCCGGTTTTCGCCCCGTTTTCGTCCGGCCCGGCCGGCAGCATCCTCGTCGTCGATGACAATCCTACCGCGCTCGCGGTGATCGGCCGGCGGCTGGCGCGGCTCGGCTATCTGCCGGTGCTGTGCGACAAGGCGACCGATGCGCTCGACCAGGCGGCGACGCGGCGCTTCGATCTCGTGCTCGCGGATATGGTGATGCCGGGCATGTCGGGGATGCAACTCCTGCGGGCGTTGCGGGCGAGCCCCGACACGCGCGACGTGCCGGTGATTCTGCTGACCAGCCGATCTGACCCTGCCGCCGCCGTCGATGCGCTCGCGGCGGGCGCCGACGACCATGTCGCCAAGCCGTTCGATTTCGACGTGCTGGCGGCGCGGATCACGCGGGTGATCGGCCACGCCCGCCGCCTCGCCGATCTCAAGGCGTTCAACGCCGCGCTCGACGCGCGCATCGCCGAGCGCGCGATCGAACTGGGCGAGGCGCAGACCGAACTCGCCGCGACTCGCGCCGACCGCCAGCGGCTCGTCGCCTCGCTTCTAGCGCTCAACGACCGGGTCGAACTGGCGGGCTGCTGA
- the dnaN gene encoding DNA polymerase III subunit beta yields the protein MKATIERATLLKGLSHVQSVVERRNTIPILSNVLIEATAEGGLKLMATDLDLQINETIAAAVDQPGATTVSAHTLFDIARKLPEGSQVSLAAADGKLTIMAGRARFQLSTLPRDDFPVIAEGELPVSFELPAETLKQIIDKTRFAISTEETRYYLNGIFLHVSADPQPVLKAAATDGHRLARVTMPRPEGAEAMPDVIVPRKCIAELRKLLDEVDALVGVSLSSTKIRFDLGHALLTSKLIDGTFPDYSRVIPTGNDKILKIDPRSFEEGVDRVSTIATEKTRAVKMALDRDKIVLSVTSPDNGTAAEEVPGEYVSLPFEIGFNSRYLLDILGQLDGDTIEVHLADAAAPTLIRENDKAAALYVLMPMRV from the coding sequence ATGAAGGCGACGATCGAACGCGCGACCCTTTTGAAGGGCCTCAGCCATGTCCAGTCGGTGGTGGAACGGCGCAACACCATCCCGATCCTGTCGAACGTGCTGATCGAGGCGACGGCGGAGGGCGGTCTGAAGCTGATGGCGACCGATCTCGACCTTCAGATCAACGAGACGATCGCGGCGGCGGTCGACCAGCCCGGCGCGACCACGGTGTCGGCGCACACTTTGTTCGACATCGCGCGCAAGCTGCCCGAAGGCTCGCAGGTGAGTCTTGCCGCAGCCGACGGCAAGCTGACGATCATGGCCGGTCGCGCCCGCTTCCAGCTCAGCACGCTGCCGCGTGACGATTTCCCGGTGATCGCCGAAGGCGAGCTGCCGGTGAGCTTCGAGCTGCCCGCCGAGACGCTCAAGCAGATCATCGACAAGACTCGCTTCGCGATCTCGACCGAAGAGACGCGCTATTATCTCAACGGCATCTTCCTGCACGTCTCGGCCGATCCGCAGCCGGTGCTCAAGGCCGCCGCGACCGACGGCCACCGCCTCGCGCGCGTGACGATGCCGCGCCCTGAAGGGGCCGAGGCGATGCCCGACGTGATCGTGCCGCGCAAATGCATCGCCGAACTGCGCAAATTGCTCGACGAGGTCGATGCTTTGGTGGGCGTGTCGCTGTCCTCGACCAAGATCCGCTTCGATCTCGGCCATGCTTTGCTCACCTCGAAGCTGATCGACGGCACCTTCCCCGATTACAGCCGGGTCATCCCGACCGGCAACGACAAGATCCTCAAGATCGATCCGCGCAGCTTCGAGGAGGGCGTCGATCGTGTCTCGACGATCGCGACCGAGAAGACCCGCGCGGTGAAGATGGCGCTCGACCGCGACAAGATCGTGCTGTCGGTGACGAGCCCCGACAACGGCACCGCCGCCGAGGAAGTGCCGGGCGAATATGTGTCGCTGCCATTCGAGATCGGCTTCAACAGCCGCTATCTGCTCGACATTCTCGGGCAGCTCGATGGCGATACGATCGAGGTGCATCTGGCCGACGCCGCCGCGCCGACGCTGATCCGCGAGAACGACAAGGCCGCGGCGCTGTACGTGCTGATGCCGATGCGGGTGTGA